The Antennarius striatus isolate MH-2024 chromosome 23, ASM4005453v1, whole genome shotgun sequence genome has a segment encoding these proteins:
- the LOC137590795 gene encoding uncharacterized protein isoform X1, which yields MHWINQMLLNVVWILFLYRDPLSLGTTVSVQKRSSNMLIGEFCIQLPSDMKTTTTTTTQHSVPISTTKSSTTAEANSDLTLGETHSFSNNRPGPVHMDEFSATPTLPPAEKAPAPASTTPHELIYSTGNLQTAPIRSLISSKAPVHLRYPSDDRYRGCRCVKSIPYTLKPSLKAEIKIYPPSIFCQRTEIILKRNNVERCVSPDSRFGGMILKEVPAEK from the exons ATGCATTGGATAAACCAGATGCTCCTGAACGTCGTGTGGATCCTCTTCTTATACCGAGATCCTTTGTCACTCGGGACAACAG taTCTGTGCAGAAGAGAAGCTCCAACATGCTGATTGGAGAGTTTTGTATCCAGCTTCCATCTGACatgaagacaacaacaacaacaacaacacagcattcagtCCCCATCTCCACCACTAAAAGCAGTACAACAGCTGAAG CAAACAGTGACCTGACTTTGGGTGAGACCCATTCCTTCAGCAACAACAGACCCGGACCGGT ACACATGGATGAGTTCTCAGCCACTCCAACTCTCCCTCCTGCAGAGAAGGCACCCGCCCCAGCCTCCACAACACCCCATGAGTTGATTTATTCTACCGGCAATTTACAAACGGCTCCCATTAGATCGCTCATCAGTTCAAAAGCTCCCGTCCATCTTCGCT ACCCCTCTGATGACCGGTATCGCGGGTGTAGATGTGTTAAAAGTATACCGTACACACTGAAACCCTCATTGAAGGCTGAGATCAAGATATACCCCCCAAGTATCTTCTGTCAAAGAACAGAGATCAT TTTGAAAAGAAACAACGTGGAGCGATGTGTGAGTCCAGATTCGCGTTTTGGAGGAATGATCCTGAAAGAAGTTCCTGCagaaaaatga
- the LOC137590795 gene encoding uncharacterized protein isoform X3: MVMLPSDMKTTTTTTTQHSVPISTTKSSTTAEANSDLTLGETHSFSNNRPGPVHMDEFSATPTLPPAEKAPAPASTTPHELIYSTGNLQTAPIRSLISSKAPVHLRYPSDDRYRGCRCVKSIPYTLKPSLKAEIKIYPPSIFCQRTEIILKRNNVERCVSPDSRFGGMILKEVPAEK; this comes from the exons ATGGTCATG CTTCCATCTGACatgaagacaacaacaacaacaacaacacagcattcagtCCCCATCTCCACCACTAAAAGCAGTACAACAGCTGAAG CAAACAGTGACCTGACTTTGGGTGAGACCCATTCCTTCAGCAACAACAGACCCGGACCGGT ACACATGGATGAGTTCTCAGCCACTCCAACTCTCCCTCCTGCAGAGAAGGCACCCGCCCCAGCCTCCACAACACCCCATGAGTTGATTTATTCTACCGGCAATTTACAAACGGCTCCCATTAGATCGCTCATCAGTTCAAAAGCTCCCGTCCATCTTCGCT ACCCCTCTGATGACCGGTATCGCGGGTGTAGATGTGTTAAAAGTATACCGTACACACTGAAACCCTCATTGAAGGCTGAGATCAAGATATACCCCCCAAGTATCTTCTGTCAAAGAACAGAGATCAT TTTGAAAAGAAACAACGTGGAGCGATGTGTGAGTCCAGATTCGCGTTTTGGAGGAATGATCCTGAAAGAAGTTCCTGCagaaaaatga
- the LOC137590795 gene encoding uncharacterized protein isoform X2 — translation MLIGEFCIQLPSDMKTTTTTTTQHSVPISTTKSSTTAEANSDLTLGETHSFSNNRPGPVHMDEFSATPTLPPAEKAPAPASTTPHELIYSTGNLQTAPIRSLISSKAPVHLRYPSDDRYRGCRCVKSIPYTLKPSLKAEIKIYPPSIFCQRTEIILKRNNVERCVSPDSRFGGMILKEVPAEK, via the exons ATGCTGATTGGAGAGTTTTGTATCCAGCTTCCATCTGACatgaagacaacaacaacaacaacaacacagcattcagtCCCCATCTCCACCACTAAAAGCAGTACAACAGCTGAAG CAAACAGTGACCTGACTTTGGGTGAGACCCATTCCTTCAGCAACAACAGACCCGGACCGGT ACACATGGATGAGTTCTCAGCCACTCCAACTCTCCCTCCTGCAGAGAAGGCACCCGCCCCAGCCTCCACAACACCCCATGAGTTGATTTATTCTACCGGCAATTTACAAACGGCTCCCATTAGATCGCTCATCAGTTCAAAAGCTCCCGTCCATCTTCGCT ACCCCTCTGATGACCGGTATCGCGGGTGTAGATGTGTTAAAAGTATACCGTACACACTGAAACCCTCATTGAAGGCTGAGATCAAGATATACCCCCCAAGTATCTTCTGTCAAAGAACAGAGATCAT TTTGAAAAGAAACAACGTGGAGCGATGTGTGAGTCCAGATTCGCGTTTTGGAGGAATGATCCTGAAAGAAGTTCCTGCagaaaaatga